GAATTGTTTTCAAAATGACCGATACATATGCCACAAAGGGCCTCCCGCCACCTCCCGCCGTCTCTAAAAAGACGCTCCCCATGGCGGGACTCCTCGTCGACGTCTACGGCCTCGATGAGCTGCCTCAGAATAAGCCAGTGACTTGTCTCTGGCTGCTCCATCCTCGCACTCGCACACGAGCGCGGATGCATGATATTGCTAGTCGGACCATCGCTGCCTGGAACGCCCACGCTGGGGAAGCACCAGAGCGAGGTCTCGtcgccttggcctttgacATGCCTAACCATGGGACCCGGCTTGTCAGCGAGTCGGCGAATCTGGCCTGGGATGATGGGAATGGAAGCCATGCCATTGATATGATGGGCATGGTTAAGGGTGGTGTTACTGACATGTCTGGACTGATGGACCTTGTCGCTGGATATCTTGGTCATGAGGTTGATGGCCATGTCTGTCTTGGATGGAGTTTGGGAGGACACAGCGCGTGGCAGGCCTGGtttggagaggagaggatcgACGCTGCCGTGGCTGTCGTCGGATGCCCTGACTTTATGAGTGAGTTTTGAACTGATTAGAGATAAGGAGAGTGTGCTGATGAGATACAGGTCTTATGAGTGACCGCGCTGCTATAGCCAAGCTCGACTGCGGCGCCAACTTCGTCGGGAGCAAATACTTTCCCAACGACCTCGTCAAGACCTGCCTCCGCCACGACCCAAAAGCCCTCCTCTTCGGAACATCGCCCATTCAATCCGACCAGTCCCGTCTAAAGTCCACCCTCGACGCCCGCGTGAGAGGAAAGAGACTGCTCCTCTGCTCAGGAGCCGAGGACGCGCTGGTCCCCTACGCAAACAGCCGGCCCCTGGCAACGCTGCTGAAGCAGGCTGTGGGCGAGGGGGGTTGGTACGATGGTGGTTTTGTGTTGGAGGATCGTGTTTATGAGGGCGTGGGACATCGGTTTAGTGCTGCCATGGTGGAGGATGCTGTCAAGTTCCTGGTTGATGCGGTGCAAAGGGGGccaagggggagggggaagcCAAGAGATGGGGAGAAGAGCGTTCTATAGACGATTTAGATATTGTGGTATGCTCTAAAGTGGTTTATATAGAGGATCACCATGGCCTTGCCGCCTCTTCGTCTAGAACTTCATTCCCATCTTGAATCTTGACCACCAAATCACCAGGATCAAGGTGCCCATCCGGGAAAACGCCCTGGCTCACTCCCCATGGGTTTCTTTTCGTCCTCTTCCCAGCCAAACTCTCTCCTCGTCCATGAGGATCACTCCTCCACTCGCCCATTGCCAACCCAACGCCCTTGATAGCCTCCTCTTTATCCTTTCCATCAGAAGCGCCTGCAGCAGCGGCAACCATGCCCGGCGGGTCTATCCCGATGAACGAAACACGGTCCAAGGGGAATCCAATGGCTGCGCAGTGTCCGTCAACGAGTCGTTCCTTTTTGAAGCCATGGCTCACGATGGTGATCTTTGAAGGCCAAGCTTTGAATTTGGAGTAGAAGAgcgtcaaggagaagaagacgtTGTGGTACGAGTCTAGTGCTCGCTCTTCCACCAAGATCTCGTCGCTAGATGGCCCATCCTGCAAGAGTCCCCAGTAGCCGTGTTCGGCAGCGATGTTTGCATAACTCTGAGCCTCGGATATCTTTGTCTCCTTACGCGTAGGGCCCCTATCTTGTCAGAATACTAGCTTTGGTTGTACTACACAGAAAGCTCACCCTGAAAACACCAGCGCAGAGCCGGACTGGTCAAGGGCGAGGACCTCCACACCAGCCTTGACGTGCTGGATAAAGGTGGGGGTCTCGCCGCGCTGAAAGTCGGCGATGAGCCACTCTGCCTCGTCGGCGCCGTGGCTTGACCCGCCGAGCCAGATGCCGTGGCAgcagacgatgatgaggtgTGTGGGCGCCATGTGGAGGTGTGTAATGAGGGGATTCGCAAGTTTGCGGCGTTTGGAGTGAGATGAGGGTCTGATCATGTGATGTACGTCAGCTCATGCAAGACCAAACTAGAAAATATTCAAGGACCAAGAAGAGATGGTATGCTTCTCTGGCCAAGAACTGCTTCAAGACGCTGGCGTGGAGAAATGGCGATGTTGTCATCAACTATACATGCTGAATGCTCAGCCCAGATAGACTTGCCTATGTCGTGGTAATGTACAATCAGGTCCTGTCAATCTCCATATCCAATCCGGTGCTCCCTGTCAATGCACCCCTAGCTCTATAATAGTACAACCGGCTGCAGGTATTCAAGACATGTACTCGTTCAAGACCATCCATCATTCAAGCTGCTTACTGGTTTCTCCGGGCCGAAGCCAGCTTCGCGGCAAACGGGTCAACGTTCTTTGCCTCCTTCGGCGCAGacgccctcttcctcctcttagATGTTCCTCTCTGCTCAGCCAATGCCGCCGCCTCATCCACCTTTTGCTCATTCCATGTCACGGACGATTTGCGCACCGCGATAGGCCTGCCCCCCGGTGACGAGAGGAACGGGGAGCCGGCAGgggccttgggcttctttgGCCGCCCGAAGATCTTGCGATAGCCCATGTACTTCTTGTGAGCCATCGCCGTGTGCCCCCTGATATTGAACATGGCCGCCTCATACTCCTTCCTGTGCATCGAGGCTTGGTTCTTGAGGTCTTCGAGCCGAGCGGCAAGGTTTCCCACCGCCTCGACGGCCTCATCGGCACTCCCACCACTGATAGTGGCAGTCGGTCGTTTTAGATCGTTCTGGATAGCGACGATGGTCTTCTTGTATccctcctcctgcttcttGTGGTACGCGGCTTTGCGCTGCTGCTCTGACGTTTCAGCGGACACCTCCGGGGACTGAGGACTGCCACCGTCACGTACATTCAAGAAGACTTTGCTTCGGAGGGGCGACAGGTGAAAGTGTCGCCTCGCTTGCTTGAACTCCCGGGCCTCCTCTTTTGTCAAGTTCCTCTCTTGCGCCAACTTGACATATCGGTATAGTTGCGCTCGCCCAGGCCTCCGGGTGCCTAGCTGTCGTGCCCGACGAACACCTTCAAGACCAAAGAGCTCTCGGATGAGGTAAAGACTTCCTGTCACAACTACTGGTCCGTCCgggccagccttctcgcaAGCCCATGGCAGAGCGTTCGCGATGGTGGGCTCCCCGTCGTACACTTGCTCAGGAGTCTTGACAATGGTCTTGGCGTGGTCGGCGCCGTAGTTGGCGGGTGCAGGCTGGGGATCGTTGGTGCCGGGAGTAAACTCGACAAAAGCGAGGTTGTCTTGGGGCTTGACAACCTTTTCGATAATTCGGTGGAATGGCTTGTGCTTGCTCGAAGACATACCCATTACCCAGGTCACTGGTTGATCTGGTTTTCGCATGTGCTTGTCGACATGGCTAACCAGTCCTTCAATTCCCAGCATGTTGTGAGCTCCATCGACGAGAATGCTTCTTGATTCAAGACCAGAAGCCGGTGGGTAGATCTGTACCGTCTCCATTCGTCCGGGCAAGAAGGGGTCCGTAGCCATGAGCTTGTTCAAGTCAATTTCTTTTAGAGGGAATAAATGACGGAAGGCGAGAGCAGCACAGAGGAGGTTCTGAACTTGGTAGCTCTCGAGTTTCCACTTTGAGTTGTCGAGTGTCATGAGAAAGGGCTCGGCCTTCCAGGTGAGGATAATATCTGTCCCTACCTGGCGAGCGTGCTCTCTGAGGGCATGGATGACGGAGGGGGGATTAGTATGATCGACGATACAGGGGACGTTTCTTTGCATGATAccgcccttgaccttggcaatgTTCTCGATAGTGTTACCGAGGAACTCTTGGTGGTCAAGGCCAATCTTTGATATGACGGTGACAGCCTTTTCCTTCATTGCATTGGTAGCGTCGGTGGCTCCACCCATGCCAacctcgacgatgccgtAAGGGACATGCATCTTGTTGAAGACGCGGAAGGCGGTTGCTGTCTCAAGTTCGAATGGTGATAGGCCCTCGGGGTCCTCGCCGTGTTGAAACCTCCAGTTAGTGGCGATGCGCTCCCACTTGGCCTCGACGtgcctcatctccatctcgtaCATCCGTGGATTCACATAGAGACCATTGATGGTGACGCCATTATGTCTCTCTGGGAAGGCGGGTGATGTGAAGCTGCCGTAGCTGAGCCCGGCCAGCTTGAATAGGCCGGCGAGAAAGGCACATATTGAGCCCTTGCCATTGGTACCGGCGACATGAACACCCTTCCACTCTTGAGTCTCTGGTACAACCCGGTTGATTCGGTCAAGACCCAAGCGAATATCCCGGTAGCCCGCTTTCCTCTTGTTGGCCAGGGCTCGATAGATGCGGTTAATGGCGAACTGAATTTCCTGCGCGGAAGACATGGTGAGGGTGAGACGGCATTTCACCGAGCCCGGCGCTGCGGAGACGAGGTGCCTTGGGAGGCTCCGGGGATGCTAATTGATGCAATCCCTGGATGAATTGGCAGATTAGGATGCCTGGGAGTTGGATatcggcatcggcatcaacGCATGAGAGAGTCTTTCACGGGCCATTATTTTTCGCTTGAGGCGAGGAAGTCTGGAAGCATTGACCCACTCTTGATGCACCAGCCACACCACCCCTCCGCCACAGGTGGCCAAATCCGTTATCGGGCGAACCGACCGCACGAGCCACATCTGATACGATTTGCTAGTCCCCTGCCAACTTGCTTGACACTTCGTCGTGAACCTGCACCAATCACTAACAGCCCTGATCACGCGAGACACGCTTCACTCAACGCGCACGCGCGCGACCACCTCAGACTTTAAGCCTCGCCACCGCCTGATTGGCTGCTCCATTTCGTCACTTCTTCTCGAATGAATCTCTCCCCCCCGCGCCCCTTTGCTGGACCGTCTCGGACTCCATTCTTTCATCCTCTCCACCGGTTAATTACCCGCCCGCTTCATGCTTCACGCTTCCGGCTCTAGGCAGCGCCGTCATCAACCATCTTTCATCTTTCTTTAGGCCAACATTTGAACATTTTGGCATTTTGCATTTGTTGAAGTGTTGATTATTTTTCGGCCTCTTTTTCTCGTCGCTCgcttttagctttatttccACTGCTTTCGCTCCTACAGCCATGGGTCTCCCGTAAGCGCagccttgtttttttttcctcgGATGCCTCTCGTTGCCATCGCGCCAACGCAGTGATCCCCGGTCGATCCATCTTTCGCTATCGCTTCGCAAGCCGGCGCAACATAGATCGTGCTCCGACCGTGAATCCGCCTTGCCGTTGCATTAACTACGAGGGCGTTGGTGCATTTCAACTTTGTGTCGCCGAGTCAAGATTGACTTTTGGACATGTACTGATTTATTGGATCTACAGATTGTTTATCGCCCCTGTCGAGTCAGATCTCCCACCTAAAGCTTCAGACAAGAGCAGAGCTACGTCACCAAACCGTTCTGGAATTCGTCGCCATGGACGTGCTGCCGAATATCGTGAGCGCCGCGCTGCATTGCGCCGTCACATCTCCATTCGCGATAGCGAGCGTAGAGAACGAGACTTCATGGCGAGATGGCGACCTAGCCCCTTGAGGGAGAGCCATTTGGTGTCGAGGATTGGTCCTGATGTCGACTCCATGACGGTTCCCAATGTCCCAGACTCAGTGCGATTTCGCGATGGCCCGAGGCCTGAAGATCGCCGAAGAAACACCCTGGAGGAACAACTCACCTCTCTGTTCAGGGATAACTGGCCTGCGCCCGGGACGACCAACGAGCAGCCAGACGAGCAGGTCGATCTTGGATGGTGGACATTTGAAACTCTGCCGCGATACAACCGGTCTCGAATTGTCAGTTTCTAGCCTTTGCTCTTGCTAGTTGAGCATCATCGCTAACATACTCTTCAGGTTGGTCCGGTTAGCTTTCAgcaggatgaagatggaccTCTACGAGGGCCTCCCCCTCCCGTTCAACAGCCACCTACCACTACTCGCTCATCAAGCGCCGAACAAGAGAGAAGACGCCGACGAGCCGAGTTCCGAAACCGCGCAATGGCTAGGCTTGAAATGACTGAGCGTCGACGCAACGCGACCTCGCAACCAAACCGAGGTGTTGATGGACTTGGTGATCGCGATAGAAGCCTCAGCCCTGAGGTGTGGGACACCCTTTTGACTACCCTCACACCCGACCCTCAACCGCCAAGCGCGGGCTCATCTTTTGCATCGACTGTTGCGTCGCAGAGTGCTGGCGCATCGTCAAGCACACCTCTGACTGCTCCTGACCCGCCCCACGACACGTCGGTTGACCAGGCTTGTGAATCGGGCTGCGAAAACTCGGACACAGAATCGCCTGATTACGAGCACCCCGACTTTGCGCTAATCCGTCGTCGCCGGGATGCGTTGCGACGTGTTCGGGTCCGAGTGCCCGATTACAACTTGGATGGACCGGTCGACGGGCCTATCAGCCGGGGTAGTGGGGCAGTCAACTCCGAATCCTCGGCCACTCGGCGGCGACGATCACCGGACGGCCCTTTGCCCAGTGGGGAGGATGCCACGGGAAACACGGCTGAACTGGATGGTCCATTGCCTCTTgctcatcaacgccctcgCCATGGTTGGGTAGGACAATTATCTGTGGGAAACTCGGATGACGAGCAAGTTTTGGAGCGATGGGGGGTCACTCGCGAGGGCTCAACAACATCGGGAAACAACACAATTGTTGGTGACGACGACTGGATGGGAATGCAGCGCATTGTTCGAAGTCTGGCACGTCGTGAAGATATACCGGACGAGTGGTGGGCCGAGGCAGGCCTCAGTCGAAACTTGCCAGGAGATGGGCCTGAATGAGCGAGCGGGCACATTTGCTTTGTATTTTATAACGGACCAAAACTGACAGGGTGCTCAATGTGTCAGGAAAACAACAGCGAGGAAGCGTCGGAGTGTCGGAGTGTCGGAGGTTTAGATGTCTGAGTATACTGGGACGGTCAGCGGTTAACGGGCGTTTGAGTCAATTCTGTATAATTGCGGgtgcttttatttagctGTCGTGCGGAAACTCGCCCACGCTACAATTCAATATCATGAGCCAGACATTTTGGTCACGTCTAGTGCTTTGACTGCTGGGCTTATTGCGAGGGGGTTTTGGATATATTTGCGGCGTCATGCATGTGCCTGGACCCTCATCTAGACAGGCCCTGGCAGATGCAAAACAATGGTGGCTTGGAGTACCTTGTCTTCGGAACGGCTGCGTGCTGTTGGTCGCGATAACTGCTGGATACAGATGAGAAATACGAGGGCTTAAGGTGCCAAGATGCGAGGGTTTCTCCGGTCCTTGGTGCAGTTGACCATCGAGGGTGCCAGGGCTCTTGAGGGCATCCGCGCGTACATAGTTACCAACCGATTGGTAAGACGCGGCAATGACGAAACGAGGATGCCCTGCCGCATTGACGAGTATGTATCCCCTGGTCGTCTACGGAGGGTGCGAGACATCGTCATGCCAGCGTCACGTCAGGCTGGCCAAGAGTGATTGCGCTTTGATCAGGGGATAGCCTGAACTCGTTGGTTACTGCTTACAACGAGTCTTCCCCCCCGCGACTCGAAATCGATCGGCAGTGAAATATCCTTGACCAGCTACGGACAAGGGGGCATTCGACATGGTGTGAAGAAAAGAGAGGTAAGCGCATTTCTCGAGTTGGCATGGCCGCGGCGATGCACTCCAGATCAGAGGTTCGCAGCCCCCTCAAGTCTGTCGTACATACCGGGATGAGACGCATTAGTGGCCCAAGGCTAGGGGCGGTAGTAGATGATAGATCGGTATCGTTTGCGTTGCGAGCAGGGAAGTGTCACTGCGGTTTGCCCGAGAGTCGGCGTTGTTGGTCGTTCGCTTACAAGTCATCCTGGCCGTAACTAGTAGTTGAGGCGTCGCAGGAGCTGGCTGAAAGAGAATAAGCCGGGTGTCAAGAGTGAGTACATTGTGCGCATGACGACTCATTCAGGCACACATGAAATCCCTCGGCCACTTTCTTTTTTGATTGTCCTTCCATCCTGCCGGCGGTGAGAGGCGCACCAATGTCGTAACCCGTCGTTGTAGTTCCGGGGATGGCTTACCTTACTCGAGGGCGATGGAGATGTCTTGGAAATTCTGCGACACTTTGATTAGGAGCGTCGCCCAATGAGGATGAGCGGGACATGCTGCCCTTTCGGACGGACAGCCTTACAAGGAGTTGGGCAAGTAAGGCAGGGTCAGAGTTGTGAGTGAATGCATTGCATTACAtgacatggcatggcatggcatgaaCTTGGGCTGTTTCAACGGAAAGCCATAGCATTGTCGAGGAAAGACACTGGCTTGTAAGGCTTGAGATATGGGCCATCATGAACATGATAGAGTTCTGCAGCCTGCCGTTCCCTCAGGTATGGATGGATTGCTTCGTTGTCGGCgtggttgctgctgttgggtGTCACCAGCAGAGAgccacctcacctcacctcactgTGGAGAACCGGGGGGCCATCCACCATGCGCGGGCGATGAGCCAGTGGGGAACAGCCCGCACCGCCCAGTGCCGGGAGACAGCCCTGTAAGTATCGGGACCTGCGGCCCAGTAGCGGGCCATCCCTCTGCAGGGCGCTGAACAGCGCTGGAGTTACAGGCAGCGTCCACGCCCGTCCACTCGGCGGAGGCCAGCAGGCAGGGACCGCAGGTACGGGTACCTGGGCCCCGGCGTAGGTTGGGTTGCGAGAAACAACACCTTGAGCGAGCGCAGGTCCATGATTGGGGATCAATCTTTTGGTCCAGTCGAGCCGAATTTCTGCCCAGTTGTCATtcattcttctcttctctcttgcAAACTTGCCCGTCTGATCCCCTCCTTGCTCCCTGGGCCTCTGTGCGTAGTCCAACCCGTCCTCTCGTTTTAGCGGCCGCACGAAACGAAACAAACCTCTGCTCTCTCTCTCGTCTCCCCTCCGACAACCCTTGACTCGATCACGTTGACGACCTCGACGATCCTGCGAACCGCACGACCTCCTCAACGAGACGGCCGAAGTTACTGAGCGGCCCAAAGACGACCTCAATCTCGACTTCGCATGTAGAAACGAACCGTTACCGCTCTTCGCCCTCCCCTGCCTCGATCTTTGCCGGGAATGAGATCTCCGTCTTGACACAGAAACCCGgttctcttcctcgtcgcccgCCTCTGCTCGTCCCGAAGAGGCAGATTCTCAGCTGGCCGTCGCTATAACCGAGCCTCACGTAGTGAGAGCGTGCCCGAGAGATGCTGCCCGAGCGGCAGTTCCACGCCAATGGCCGCGCCGCCGTGGCCAGCCGCGAGCGACCAATGCCCGGCACGCCCTCTCGCAAGGAGAAGCACCGCGAGAGCTCTGCCCTGCAGGATCCGGGGCTCAAGGACTACGTGCGTACACTCTCCAAGCTCCCGCGCCAAAAATTTTTGTAGGACGAGAGGAGGAAGCAAGGGTTTAGGTTCAGGGAGAGTTGTGCCAAAGTGCTAACGTTATATCTGCGTGTAGCGCTTAGGTGAATGCCTTGGGAAGGGCGCTTTTGGATCCGTATACAAGGCTTTCAACTGGGGCAACGGCGAGGCGGTCGCTGTCAAGCAGATCAAGCTCGCGGATCTGCCCAAAAGTGAACTGCGCATGATTGAGGTGGGTTTGTTCCTGGATAAGTTGAAGAACGAGAGCTTATGGGGTTACCTGGAACCGAGATGCTGACAGAGCGACGATTAGAGTGAAATTAATTTGCTCAAGAATCTTCATGTAAGAAGCTCCCTCTGAAGGCGATATAACCTCTAACCATGACAGCACGACAATATTGTCAAGTATATTGGATACGTCAAGTCCGTTGAcgcccttaatattattctcgAGTACGAATTCCCATGGATCTTCAAAATGCCTGGCTGACCAACTAGGTACTGCGAAAATGGTTCCCTGCACTCGATCTGCAAGGCTTATGGCAAATTCCCCGAGAATCTCGTTGGTGTCTACATGACCCAAGTCCTACAGGGACTTCAGTATCTCCACGACCAGGGTGTTATCCACAGAGACATCAAGGGCGCCAACATTCTCACCACCAAAGATGGAACAGTCAAACTCGCAGATTTTGGAGTTTCCACCAGCACTCTAGCTGGTGGACAAGACAAGGAGGCGCAAGTTGTCGGCACCCCCTACTGGATGGCCCCTGAGATCATTCAGCTGTCTGGAGCGAGCTCTGCCTCTGATATCTGGAGTGTCGGTTGCACCGTCATCGAGCTCCTTCAGGGCAAACCCCCATATCACAACCTCGCCGCCATGCCTGCGCTATTCGCCATCGTGAACGACGACCATCCCCCTCTACCTGAAGGAATCTCGGCGGTTGGTCCACCCAATTATGCCTGTCGCCCTTTGCTGACTTGATTCAGGCCGCCCGAGACTTTCTGATGCAGTGTTTTCAGAAAGACCCAAATCTTCGTGTAACAGCCCGCAAATTGCTCCGTCATGCTTGGATCACAGGCTGTCGTCGAACCGAAGCACCCGTATCAAAAGCACCAGCCAATTTCAGTGATGCtgtcgaggaggtcaagcAGTGGAATAAGGCGCTCAAGTCATCCGAGTCATCGCTCCGAGCCTCGACTGGCTCCGAATCAGGCCCCTCGACACGGTTCCTCGGTGGAACGCCCGCCAAGAGTTCTTTGGCTCTCCCCAAACCCCGACCTGGCGCTGAAGCTTTCAGTAAGCCTGAACTTGCTGGTATGTGCAAATCCCTCGGCGATCCGGTCGCCTTAAACCGCAACCGGGCATTTGGCGTCCTCGGTCGACCGAATCCGTTCAAGCTTCCTCCAGGGACTGACATTAATCTACGCAGATGACGACAATTGGGATGACGACTTTGCTACAGCCATCTCACCGAGTGCGCTGCAGCTACCCCATCTCAAGCCTCAGGATAATTTTGGCGGCCTCTTGTCCAGCGACCGCCTCAAGGCGTTTGCCTCGGTGAATGATGGAAGAAACGATAGCAGCGCctacgacgacgactttgagGGAGAACTCATGACGATAAAGGGCCCGAATCACTGGCAGGACAATGATCCTCAGGAGCAGACGATCCGGCCTCTACCGAAGAAGACCACCAAGACCCCAGAGCCCAAATCACACAGCCGGAACAAGTCGAGCTCGAGCAGGGCCGTAGGCTCAGGCCGGACCAGATCACCTACGAAATCACACTTTAACAACAAGTTTGAGCTCCCATCGAGACCAGACGTTGTGTATCGCGAGCACAGCGTCGAGGACTTTTCGGATCTGTTTGTGGATAATGATAGTGTATTCACCCACAAGGTGAATCAAGCTGTACGAAGAGTAGGTTGTACGTATCATGATGGACTATCAGGCTCACAATTTTCAGGGCTCACGGCAGAGCGATGCACCACAACTATTCCATCCATCAGACCTCACGACCCTGCCGAGATCAATGCAGGATCCCGTTGGGAgcagcatcaagaagaagcccagcTCTCGACCATCCGTGCTTCCCGATCGACCTATGCGACGTACTCGGTCGTCGATAGAGATTCAGAAATTCgcagaggacgacgacgaagattTTAGCGACATTTTCGGCCCCGAAGACTCGATAGCCGAAAAGgaggagagcgagagagGTTCTGAGGATGGCGGATTGATGCTAATGTCGCGCGTGTCGAGCAACTCCTGGCTaggagacgacgaggatgaagacgatcCGTTTGCGTCGATGGACCCAGGATGGGACGAGATGGACTTGGAGGCAAATATTGCCAGGGATCGACACGCCAGGTTAGCAGAGAAGGTTGAGGGATTAGTGAGGTCGTTGAAGACGACAGAGGGCGAGGACGCCCTGGCTGAGTTCTCCGAGGACCTTGTAAGTCTTGACAACCTTTTGATTGAGGACTTACTAACCATGTGTAGCTTGCCTTGCTCTGGGAGAACAGCGAGGTGAAGAACTTGATTATCAGCGCCCACGGATTGCTGCCCATTCTTGAGATCCTAGAGCCATGTACAGTCAAGAGCAGACAGTACATGATATTACAGCTGCTCAAGGTTGTCAATGCAGTAAGTTTACAGTCGCCTTTATCAAGAGACTCACTAACATCCCAAGATTATCCTGGATGACGTGGAAATTCAAGAAAACCTCTGCTTCGTCGGTGGAATTCCCATCATTACCAAGTTTGCTGCACGGCAATACTCTGACGAGATCCGTCTCGAGGCAGCTGCCTTTGTTCGTCAGATGTATCAGACATCTACATTAACACTACAGATGTTTGTATCAGCAGGTGGTCTTAACGTCCTGGTCGAGTTCCTCGATGAAGACTACGATGTTACGAGAGACCTGGTGCTTATTGGAGTCAACGGAATCTGGAACGTTTTTGAACTCCAAGGCCCAACACCCAAGAACGACTTTTGCAGAATCTTTTCACGAAGCAAGATTCTTTATCCATTGGCACTGGTTCTACACAGggtcctcgacgaggagggcgaggacgaaCTGGGCGAGCTTATTGAGGGACGAATTGTCAACATTTTCTATCTCTTCAGCCAGGCGGAGAACTACGTCAAGGAGGTAGTTGCAGATCGGCAGGTGCTGAAGAGCGTACTGAAGGATCTACGCCGCATGACACCCATCCACCAAATCACGATGCTCAAGTTCATCAAGAACTTGTCGATGCTTTCGACAACTATCGAATCGCTTCACTCGGCTGATGCTATCGAGTTCTTGATTGATCTTCTCAGCTACAGCATGAAGAAGGGTCAGACCCATTTCCGCGAGATCTCCAACCAGGTCCTCAACACCTTGTTCAACCTCTGTCGTCTGAGCAAGGAACGCCAGGAAGATGCTGCGGTTGGTGGTATTATCCCACTGCTGCTACGTATCATGCAGACCGATCGCCCCCCGAAGGAGTTTGCTCTTCCGATCCTCTGCGACATGGCGCATTCGGGATCAAAAGGGCGGAGATATCTATGGCAGAACAAGGGTCTCGACTTTTACGTGTCACTACTTACAGATCAGTACTGGCAGGTTACCGCGCTTGACGCCATCTTGATTTGGCTGCAGGAGGAGACGGCCAACGTGGAGAGCCACCTGGTTGAGGGCAGCTTCACGCGCGCCATTGTCAG
This region of Fusarium falciforme chromosome 5, complete sequence genomic DNA includes:
- a CDS encoding Protein kinase domain-containing protein; its protein translation is MLPERQFHANGRAAVASRERPMPGTPSRKEKHRESSALQDPGLKDYRLGECLGKGAFGSVYKAFNWGNGEAVAVKQIKLADLPKSELRMIESEINLLKNLHHDNIVKYIGYVKSVDALNIILEYCENGSLHSICKAYGKFPENLVGVYMTQVLQGLQYLHDQGVIHRDIKGANILTTKDGTVKLADFGVSTSTLAGGQDKEAQVVGTPYWMAPEIIQLSGASSASDIWSVGCTVIELLQGKPPYHNLAAMPALFAIVNDDHPPLPEGISAAARDFLMQCFQKDPNLRVTARKLLRHAWITGCRRTEAPVSKAPANFSDAVEEVKQWNKALKSSESSLRASTGSESGPSTRFLGGTPAKSSLALPKPRPGAEAFSKPELADDDNWDDDFATAISPSALQLPHLKPQDNFGGLLSSDRLKAFASVNDGRNDSSAYDDDFEGELMTIKGPNHWQDNDPQEQTIRPLPKKTTKTPEPKSHSRNKSSSSRAVGSGRTRSPTKSHFNNKFELPSRPDVVYREHSVEDFSDLFVDNDSVFTHKVNQAVRRGSRQSDAPQLFHPSDLTTLPRSMQDPVGSSIKKKPSSRPSVLPDRPMRRTRSSIEIQKFAEDDDEDFSDIFGPEDSIAEKEESERGSEDGGLMLMSRVSSNSWLGDDEDEDDPFASMDPGWDEMDLEANIARDRHARLAEKVEGLVRSLKTTEGEDALAEFSEDLLALLWENSEVKNLIISAHGLLPILEILEPCTVKSRQYMILQLLKVVNAIILDDVEIQENLCFVGGIPIITKFAARQYSDEIRLEAAAFVRQMYQTSTLTLQMFVSAGGLNVLVEFLDEDYDVTRDLVLIGVNGIWNVFELQGPTPKNDFCRIFSRSKILYPLALVLHRVLDEEGEDELGELIEGRIVNIFYLFSQAENYVKEVVADRQVLKSVLKDLRRMTPIHQITMLKFIKNLSMLSTTIESLHSADAIEFLIDLLSYSMKKGQTHFREISNQVLNTLFNLCRLSKERQEDAAVGGIIPLLLRIMQTDRPPKEFALPILCDMAHSGSKGRRYLWQNKGLDFYVSLLTDQYWQVTALDAILIWLQEETANVESHLVEGSFTRAIVSCFGTNRLNAFDSNLLEPLLKLLRLSPSVAASLAKPEMFAGIAQRLGHKKAVVRLNLLRLVRTIVDACEPGLGSGDGTRSLNSSQVRSLMAAIQTLSEKDSAVLVRNLASELVKSNIEGSGRPHENVPSSVPSSTSSRRGSRRNTSYTPPGLHSSMSVPQTPTHRSRASLAGNAYIEVAASPRRSAAVEREGMLYRPRSRDGPTGIPRRISGEFGAAGKSRLPRTSLAGGSGSRSAVGVSGNGNSSAIGSRGDIPMVVRSESSMSNKENVGRAPGSRDGLGSRDGGMPPPAGLSGASGAVGKRRSRVPGEIKWP
- a CDS encoding Mur-ligase-M domain-containing protein is translated as MSSAQEIQFAINRIYRALANKRKAGYRDIRLGLDRINRVVPETQEWKGVHVAGTNGKGSICAFLAGLFKLAGLSYGSFTSPAFPERHNGVTINGLYVNPRMYEMEMRHVEAKWERIATNWRFQHGEDPEGLSPFELETATAFRVFNKMHVPYGIVEVGMGGATDATNAMKEKAVTVISKIGLDHQEFLGNTIENIAKVKGGIMQRNVPCIVDHTNPPSVIHALREHARQVGTDIILTWKAEPFLMTLDNSKWKLESYQVQNLLCAALAFRHLFPLKEIDLNKLMATDPFLPGRMETVQIYPPASGLESRSILVDGAHNMLGIEGLVSHVDKHMRKPDQPVTWVMGMSSSKHKPFHRIIEKVVKPQDNLAFVEFTPGTNDPQPAPANYGADHAKTIVKTPEQVYDGEPTIANALPWACEKAGPDGPVVVTGSLYLIRELFGLEGVRRARQLGTRRPGRAQLYRYVKLAQERNLTKEEAREFKQARRHFHLSPLRSKVFLNVRDGGSPQSPEVSAETSEQQRKAAYHKKQEEGYKKTIVAIQNDLKRPTATISGGSADEAVEAVGNLAARLEDLKNQASMHRKEYEAAMFNIRGHTAMAHKKYMGYRKIFGRPKKPKAPAGSPFLSSPGGRPIAVRKSSVTWNEQKVDEAAALAEQRGTSKRRKRASAPKEAKNVDPFAAKLASARRNQPSSHSKRRKLANPLITHLHMAPTHLIIVCCHGIWLGGSSHGADEAEWLIADFQRGETPTFIQHVKAGVEVLALDQSGSALVFSGGPTRKETKISEAQSYANIAAEHGYWGLLQDGPSSDEILVEERALDSYHNVFFSLTLFYSKFKAWPSKITIVSHGFKKERLVDGHCAAIGFPLDRVSFIGIDPPGMVAAAAGASDGKDKEEAIKGVGLAMGEWRSDPHGRGESLAGKRTKRNPWGVSQGVFPDGHLDPGDLVVKIQDGNEVLDEEAARPW